Proteins found in one Methanospirillum hungatei JF-1 genomic segment:
- a CDS encoding DMT family transporter has protein sequence MNFQKKDYIPLLYAILSALFFGSCAPVTKYFVSDIGPLMLAALFYLGSGLGMCCIITGRRIIRRGASPADSPVSRSDIPYLAGMSFFGGILAPVTLMYSMEITPAATGSLLLNFESVATGLMAAFLFREAVGKRIWAAMAFITLSCLILSYDPKGIFGFSIGAFGVLLACFFWAFDNNISRRVSGKDPFMCIMIKGLSAGVCTGVIGLLAGEIAPPLLEIPLFLLIGFFSYGGLASVFFLLALRSIGTARTGLFLALSPFFGVLFSSFLFREPFHEVFFLAFLVMVIGVYLLVSESHSHQHYHPPLVHNHRHSHTDLHHDHVHDPYAPPVSSSDEHSHLHAHKEITHDHPHKPDLHHHHDHKT, from the coding sequence ATGAATTTTCAAAAAAAAGATTATATCCCTCTCCTGTATGCTATACTATCTGCGTTATTTTTTGGAAGTTGTGCTCCGGTAACGAAATATTTCGTATCAGATATCGGTCCGCTTATGCTTGCTGCTCTCTTTTATCTTGGCAGCGGGCTTGGTATGTGTTGTATAATCACCGGTAGGCGGATAATCAGACGAGGAGCATCTCCTGCTGATTCTCCTGTCTCACGGTCTGACATACCCTATCTGGCCGGCATGTCATTTTTCGGAGGCATTCTTGCACCAGTCACCCTCATGTATTCTATGGAGATTACCCCGGCAGCAACCGGTTCTCTTCTGTTAAATTTTGAGTCAGTTGCAACCGGGCTGATGGCTGCCTTTCTCTTCAGGGAAGCGGTGGGAAAGCGCATCTGGGCTGCAATGGCATTCATCACCCTTTCATGTCTTATTTTATCATATGATCCAAAGGGAATATTTGGTTTTTCCATCGGGGCATTTGGAGTTCTTCTTGCGTGTTTTTTCTGGGCCTTTGATAACAATATCAGTCGGAGGGTTTCAGGAAAAGATCCATTTATGTGTATTATGATTAAGGGACTTTCTGCTGGAGTTTGCACCGGAGTAATAGGCCTTCTGGCAGGTGAGATCGCTCCTCCTCTCCTTGAAATTCCTCTTTTCTTACTGATCGGCTTTTTCAGTTATGGAGGGCTTGCCAGTGTATTCTTCCTGTTGGCACTTCGTTCAATAGGAACCGCCAGAACCGGTTTATTTCTTGCTCTATCTCCCTTTTTCGGAGTATTATTCTCCTCCTTTCTGTTCCGAGAACCATTCCATGAGGTCTTTTTCCTGGCATTTTTGGTCATGGTTATTGGGGTATATCTGCTGGTAAGCGAGAGTCATTCACATCAGCATTATCACCCTCCGCTGGTGCATAATCATCGTCATTCTCACACTGATCTTCACCATGATCATGTCCATGATCCCTATGCTCCACCGGTCTCTTCTTCCGATGAACACAGTCATCTCCATGCACACAAGGAGATAACGCATGATCATCCGCATAAACCGGATCTGCATCATCACCATGATCATAAAACCTGA
- a CDS encoding amino acid ABC transporter ATP-binding protein: MTDTTYILRIENIKKAFGKNEVLKGVSLDVKKGETICFIGPSGTGKSTLLRCINQLTIPDSGKIFLNDEEVTHAGPRINYFRQKIGMVFQNFFLFDHLTAVRNVEIALLKVKKMDPKEAREKAMFELKQVGMADWADHYPAELSGGQAQRVSIARALAMDPDIMLFDEPTSALDPELTREVLEVMKKLAVEGMTMLVVTHEMGFACSVASKICFMEHGHIKEQGTPAELLNNPKFERCKAFIGEFREYSQ; this comes from the coding sequence ATGACTGACACCACATATATTTTACGGATTGAAAATATCAAAAAAGCCTTTGGAAAAAATGAAGTCCTGAAAGGAGTTTCATTAGATGTCAAAAAAGGCGAGACGATCTGTTTTATCGGCCCATCAGGTACAGGAAAAAGTACTCTCCTCAGGTGCATTAATCAGCTGACAATTCCTGATAGTGGAAAGATATTTTTGAATGACGAAGAGGTCACTCATGCAGGCCCCCGGATAAATTATTTCAGACAAAAGATCGGCATGGTTTTTCAGAACTTTTTCCTGTTCGATCATCTCACTGCTGTCAGAAATGTTGAGATTGCCCTCCTGAAAGTGAAAAAGATGGACCCGAAAGAAGCACGGGAAAAGGCAATGTTTGAGTTAAAACAGGTCGGCATGGCTGACTGGGCTGATCATTATCCTGCAGAGTTATCCGGAGGACAGGCCCAGCGGGTATCGATTGCCAGAGCTCTTGCCATGGACCCGGACATCATGTTGTTTGATGAACCTACCAGTGCTCTTGATCCCGAACTGACCAGGGAAGTTCTTGAAGTGATGAAAAAACTGGCTGTAGAGGGTATGACCATGCTGGTCGTGACTCATGAGATGGGATTTGCATGTTCTGTTGCCAGTAAAATCTGCTTTATGGAACATGGACATATCAAGGAACAGGGAACTCCCGCTGAACTTCTGAATAATCCTAAATTTGAACGGTGTAAGGCATTTATTGGAGAATTCAGGGAGTATAGTCAGTAA
- a CDS encoding agmatine deiminase family protein, with protein MSCIIGLIQISVSPHKSWNIQHAMENIREAAESGAQIICLPELFSTPYFPQHIGLDSSPFTDTCDGATIYRFSKLALELGCVLIVPICEKSSDNRIYNSAVVIDADGSVFRPYRKIHIPQDPLFYEKGYFNPGDEYRVYKTKYANLAVLICFDQWFPEAAREVALNGADIIFYPTAIGHIRGEIPAEGDWKESWKVIQRSHAIANSIPVAAVNRCGWEDELFFFGGSFICDAFGKILVQGDIDEEIILAEVDLSLGPSIREAWGFFRNRRPDTYHSLTALEKPGSSTESLTPANQGYHMPAEWEHHDAVWMAWPYNDLTFPHLEAVEETYLTILSSLRSERVELLIADPTYQEKILHMLSFRGVDCSHIRFHIVHYSDVWIRDFGPTCVVNRALHDVSAVFWDFNAWGNKYDELILDGVKTHELFQTLGMKIFRPGIVLEGGSIDSNGRGCVLTTRQCLLNPNRNPHLTQDDIEHYLCEYLCARKIIWLHEGIAGDDTDGHIDDIARFVNPTTVVCAIEENQEDENYLPLQENFRILSKETDQNNNPLTVIPIPMPHPVKDESNRYPASYLNFYIGNEVVLVPVFDDEHDSRALEILQPLFPDREVIGIPARAMVEGFGTIHCATQQQPFA; from the coding sequence ATGTCATGCATAATTGGCCTGATACAGATCTCTGTAAGTCCTCACAAATCCTGGAATATTCAGCATGCCATGGAAAACATCAGAGAGGCTGCTGAGAGTGGTGCACAGATAATCTGCCTTCCAGAATTATTCTCAACACCATATTTTCCACAACATATCGGACTTGATAGTTCCCCATTTACCGACACATGTGATGGCGCTACGATTTACCGGTTCAGTAAACTGGCATTGGAACTGGGATGCGTTCTGATTGTTCCAATTTGTGAAAAAAGCTCAGATAATCGAATATATAATAGTGCAGTGGTGATTGATGCTGATGGGTCGGTTTTTCGGCCATATCGTAAGATTCACATCCCTCAGGATCCGCTCTTTTATGAGAAGGGATATTTTAACCCTGGCGATGAATACAGAGTTTATAAGACAAAATATGCAAATCTAGCAGTTTTAATCTGTTTTGATCAATGGTTTCCCGAAGCAGCTCGGGAGGTAGCACTGAATGGTGCTGATATCATTTTTTATCCAACTGCTATCGGTCATATCAGGGGCGAGATCCCCGCAGAAGGTGACTGGAAGGAGTCATGGAAGGTAATTCAGCGGTCACATGCTATCGCGAACAGTATTCCGGTCGCTGCGGTAAACCGGTGTGGCTGGGAGGATGAACTCTTCTTTTTTGGAGGCTCCTTTATCTGCGACGCATTTGGAAAGATCCTCGTACAAGGAGATATAGACGAGGAAATTATTCTTGCAGAAGTTGATCTCTCGCTTGGCCCCTCAATCCGTGAAGCATGGGGCTTTTTTAGAAACAGAAGGCCGGACACCTATCACTCACTCACTGCTTTGGAAAAACCCGGATCAAGCACAGAATCTCTGACACCGGCAAACCAGGGATATCACATGCCGGCTGAATGGGAGCATCATGATGCTGTCTGGATGGCATGGCCATATAATGATCTGACATTTCCCCACCTTGAGGCAGTAGAAGAGACCTACCTGACCATTCTCTCTTCACTCCGATCAGAACGGGTTGAACTTCTCATCGCTGATCCCACCTATCAGGAGAAAATCCTACACATGCTCTCATTCAGGGGTGTGGACTGTTCACATATCAGGTTCCATATTGTTCATTACTCTGATGTCTGGATACGGGATTTCGGTCCGACATGTGTAGTAAACCGGGCCCTTCATGATGTATCAGCAGTATTCTGGGATTTTAATGCATGGGGGAACAAGTATGATGAGCTCATTCTGGATGGGGTAAAAACCCATGAGTTATTTCAGACCCTTGGCATGAAGATATTCAGGCCTGGTATCGTGCTTGAAGGGGGATCTATTGATAGCAATGGACGGGGATGTGTTCTTACCACACGGCAATGTCTCCTGAATCCAAATCGTAATCCCCATCTCACCCAGGACGATATAGAGCATTATCTGTGTGAATATCTGTGTGCAAGAAAGATCATCTGGTTACATGAGGGTATTGCAGGAGATGATACCGACGGACATATTGATGACATTGCACGGTTTGTGAATCCAACCACGGTAGTATGTGCCATTGAGGAGAATCAGGAGGATGAGAACTATCTTCCTTTACAGGAAAATTTCAGGATTTTGTCTAAAGAAACCGATCAGAATAATAATCCTTTAACGGTCATCCCAATACCGATGCCTCATCCCGTGAAGGATGAATCAAACCGGTATCCGGCAAGTTATCTCAATTTTTATATTGGAAATGAAGTAGTTCTGGTCCCGGTTTTTGATGATGAGCATGATAGTCGTGCTCTTGAGATACTTCAGCCTCTCTTCCCGGATCGTGAAGTCATAGGAATACCGGCACGAGCCATGGTTGAAGGATTTGGAACGATTCATTGTGCGACGCAGCAGCAGCCTTTTGCATGA
- a CDS encoding basic amino acid ABC transporter substrate-binding protein yields the protein MDKKVVSVLITFFVLIGVCLCGCTEKPAEEKGAVVAPEATAAGSEEKPTYIVGIDGEYPPYSFIDKNGEPQGFDVESVKWIADEMGFNVKIQAMAWDGIIPALQAGKIDMVYSGMTITDERKEVVNFSDPYWKVNQSVAVHDDSEFTMDDFMAGAGKVGAQRGTTGAFWAEDNLVNKSIMTADMLVTYDNFPLVATDLQNKRIDFAIYDRPPMLDAIAGKPLHIIGEIDTGEEYGIAIRKTDTELLETMNEGLVRLMASPKWDELKKKYEME from the coding sequence ATGGACAAAAAGGTTGTATCTGTTCTTATCACATTCTTTGTTCTTATTGGAGTTTGTCTGTGCGGATGTACGGAGAAACCGGCAGAGGAGAAAGGTGCGGTTGTCGCCCCGGAAGCCACAGCAGCAGGTTCCGAGGAGAAGCCAACATATATCGTAGGTATTGACGGGGAATATCCACCGTACAGTTTCATTGACAAAAATGGGGAACCCCAGGGATTTGATGTTGAATCAGTCAAGTGGATTGCCGATGAAATGGGCTTTAATGTCAAGATTCAGGCTATGGCATGGGACGGTATCATCCCCGCTCTGCAGGCAGGAAAGATTGACATGGTCTACTCCGGAATGACCATCACCGATGAACGGAAAGAAGTCGTCAATTTCAGCGACCCATACTGGAAGGTAAACCAGTCAGTAGCAGTTCACGATGACTCAGAGTTCACCATGGATGACTTCATGGCTGGTGCAGGAAAAGTCGGAGCACAGCGCGGGACTACCGGTGCCTTCTGGGCTGAAGACAACCTGGTCAATAAGAGTATAATGACTGCAGATATGCTCGTTACTTATGATAATTTCCCACTCGTTGCAACAGACCTTCAGAATAAGCGGATTGATTTCGCAATATATGACCGGCCACCAATGCTTGATGCTATTGCAGGAAAACCGCTTCATATCATCGGTGAAATTGATACCGGAGAAGAATATGGTATTGCTATCAGAAAGACTGATACTGAACTTCTTGAGACCATGAATGAAGGACTTGTCCGGCTGATGGCATCTCCAAAATGGGATGAGCTTAAGAAGAAGTATGAGATGGAATAA
- a CDS encoding ABC transporter substrate-binding protein, with protein MMKRKGLVLVSLIGLVLLLFMSGCTTTEQTAPSSEVHVQPTEEVSQAKESVPLYRVGIDAAYQPFSMVGPDGKATGFDVDSMKWIAKDQGFEVEFLPIAWDGIIPALLAGKIDLVYAGMTITEERKEKVNFSKPYWTVNQMVVVKEGSPITLEQVKNGSVVIGTQRGCTAAIWIDENLVNQSLMPAQNLKLYDNTPLAVDDLVSGRIDAVMYDSTVMNDIIAGKPVAKIGMVETNEDFGIAVRKEDTELLEKLNSGLEKLMASPDWEALKQKYKME; from the coding sequence ATGATGAAAAGAAAAGGATTGGTGCTGGTCTCTCTTATTGGACTGGTTTTGTTATTGTTCATGAGCGGCTGTACGACTACTGAGCAGACTGCTCCATCATCTGAAGTACATGTTCAGCCAACTGAAGAAGTATCGCAAGCAAAAGAATCTGTTCCCCTTTACCGGGTAGGTATAGATGCTGCATATCAACCATTTTCAATGGTCGGACCTGATGGAAAAGCGACCGGATTTGATGTTGATTCCATGAAATGGATCGCAAAAGATCAGGGATTTGAAGTTGAATTTTTACCCATTGCCTGGGACGGTATAATTCCTGCTCTCCTTGCCGGAAAAATTGATCTCGTCTACGCAGGAATGACCATTACTGAAGAGAGAAAAGAAAAAGTAAACTTTTCAAAGCCATACTGGACAGTCAACCAGATGGTAGTTGTGAAAGAAGGATCTCCGATAACATTAGAACAGGTAAAGAACGGTTCTGTTGTCATCGGAACGCAGCGTGGATGTACTGCAGCAATATGGATCGATGAAAACCTGGTAAATCAGAGTCTTATGCCCGCACAAAATCTGAAATTGTACGACAACACCCCGCTCGCCGTTGATGATCTGGTTTCAGGTCGTATTGATGCGGTGATGTATGACAGTACGGTCATGAATGACATCATTGCTGGAAAACCTGTTGCAAAGATTGGAATGGTTGAGACGAATGAGGATTTCGGCATTGCTGTTCGGAAGGAAGATACAGAACTGCTGGAAAAGCTCAATTCAGGCCTTGAGAAACTCATGGCTTCACCTGATTGGGAAGCACTGAAACAGAAATATAAAATGGAGTAA
- a CDS encoding MscL family protein: protein MTLISEFLDFLKEYKVVALAIAFIMGVAATALVKSFVDNLIMPFVSVITPSGDWKEAVLAIGPVQLGIGPFAAECINFIIIALVVFMVAKYVMKEEKVEKK from the coding sequence ATGACGTTGATATCTGAATTTCTTGATTTTTTAAAAGAGTACAAAGTAGTTGCCCTTGCTATAGCGTTTATCATGGGAGTTGCTGCAACTGCTCTTGTAAAATCATTTGTAGATAACCTGATTATGCCTTTTGTCAGTGTTATCACTCCTTCCGGAGACTGGAAAGAAGCCGTCCTGGCGATTGGTCCTGTCCAGCTTGGCATCGGTCCATTTGCGGCAGAATGTATTAATTTTATTATCATCGCCCTGGTTGTCTTTATGGTCGCTAAATATGTGATGAAAGAAGAGAAGGTTGAAAAGAAATAA
- a CDS encoding amino acid ABC transporter permease yields MALSILIDWFPYLFSGIVLTLGLVASALIIGAGVGLPLALGQVYGSLPVRSAIATFVWFFRGLPVLVLLFLFYFGIFPALGLDLPAFYVGAVVLGLWGAAYQSQVFRGAIQSISEGQMIAARSLGMSRFQAIKSIILPQALRIALPGWSNQYPEILTESSVCYAIGVAELLTRSSQIVSQTYVTMPIYLACAVIFILLSYAGTSCIHMVEKKIAIPGFGPGGS; encoded by the coding sequence ATGGCATTATCCATTTTAATCGACTGGTTTCCATATCTTTTCAGTGGAATTGTACTGACACTAGGTCTTGTCGCATCTGCCCTTATTATCGGGGCGGGAGTCGGACTTCCCCTGGCTCTGGGTCAGGTCTATGGATCACTTCCTGTACGATCTGCAATTGCAACGTTCGTATGGTTTTTCAGAGGTCTTCCTGTCCTTGTTCTCCTATTTTTATTCTATTTTGGTATATTTCCTGCATTAGGACTGGATTTACCTGCATTCTATGTTGGAGCAGTAGTTCTGGGTTTGTGGGGTGCAGCATATCAGTCACAGGTATTCCGTGGAGCAATCCAGTCAATCTCCGAAGGTCAGATGATCGCTGCTCGTTCACTGGGTATGTCACGGTTTCAGGCAATCAAAAGCATTATTCTACCCCAGGCCTTGAGAATTGCTCTTCCCGGATGGTCGAATCAGTATCCGGAGATATTAACCGAGTCATCTGTCTGTTATGCAATCGGAGTAGCCGAGTTACTCACCCGGTCATCACAAATTGTCTCACAAACCTACGTTACCATGCCAATTTACCTTGCCTGTGCTGTAATTTTTATTCTGCTCAGTTATGCGGGAACTTCATGCATTCATATGGTCGAGAAGAAGATTGCAATACCAGGTTTCGGACCAGGAGGATCATAA
- a CDS encoding SWIM zinc finger family protein: MKSPIDILHETNILDERMRKRISGYYRHRGEKALEIVDDDRVKRYRDFFVVVGETGEYVVEGNYCSCEDFLHRGTVCAHVLAVCIARAIGRYELIDLWYYQDLKEQGIIPYRIQTDI; this comes from the coding sequence ATGAAAAGTCCCATAGACATTCTGCATGAAACAAACATACTTGATGAGCGGATGCGCAAGCGCATTTCCGGATATTATCGCCATCGGGGAGAAAAAGCCCTTGAAATAGTGGATGATGACCGGGTCAAACGGTATCGTGATTTCTTTGTGGTGGTTGGAGAGACGGGGGAATACGTTGTTGAGGGGAATTATTGTTCATGTGAAGATTTTCTTCACCGGGGCACCGTCTGCGCCCATGTACTTGCAGTATGTATTGCCCGGGCAATTGGCAGGTATGAATTGATAGATCTCTGGTATTATCAGGATCTGAAAGAACAGGGAATTATCCCATATAGAATACAAACGGATATCTAA
- a CDS encoding Nif3-like dinuclear metal center hexameric protein: MTYDPHSKSGTSRQEILDLLAGLAPPELAESFDSGRIGLIIEGKEHITKISTCLDVTPAVVRKAIENRSDLLIAHHTPIWAPLTSIGGDDARLFSMILQSEMNVYVMHTNWDHAPGGVNDILADLLGLTERENMSLGLVGTCVRTVEEMVRILKAPLRIWGNVEKVQRLAIAAGSGFDSALIREAQSLGADAFLSAELRHSVYRSSPLPLLESTHYALESPAMRVLAEKHGWEYIDDLPVLHSLS, encoded by the coding sequence ATGACATATGATCCTCACTCAAAATCCGGAACCTCCAGACAGGAGATTCTTGATCTTCTTGCAGGTCTTGCACCACCTGAACTTGCAGAATCTTTTGATTCCGGAAGGATTGGTCTGATTATTGAAGGAAAAGAACATATCACTAAGATCAGTACCTGTCTTGATGTTACCCCTGCGGTTGTCAGAAAAGCAATTGAGAACAGATCTGATCTTTTGATTGCTCATCATACTCCTATCTGGGCTCCTTTGACTTCTATTGGAGGAGATGATGCCAGACTTTTCTCGATGATTCTCCAGTCGGAGATGAATGTGTATGTGATGCACACGAACTGGGATCATGCACCAGGAGGAGTGAATGATATTCTTGCAGATCTCCTTGGTCTGACTGAGCGTGAGAATATGTCACTGGGTCTTGTCGGTACCTGCGTACGAACGGTAGAGGAGATGGTCAGAATATTGAAAGCTCCTTTACGGATATGGGGAAATGTGGAGAAGGTACAGAGATTAGCCATTGCCGCAGGTTCAGGGTTTGATAGTGCGCTCATCAGGGAAGCGCAGTCTCTGGGAGCTGATGCATTCCTTTCTGCTGAACTTCGGCATTCGGTGTACCGGTCATCACCTCTTCCTCTTCTGGAGTCAACCCATTATGCTCTGGAATCTCCTGCAATGCGCGTTCTTGCTGAAAAACATGGATGGGAGTACATCGACGATCTTCCGGTGTTGCACTCTCTTTCATGA
- the alaS gene encoding alanine--tRNA ligase produces MMEDEYQLEYFKSEGLTRNICSSCGKAFWTRNPDRMVCGDAPCEPYQFIGNPIFRAKTVDEMREAYLSFFEKQGHTRIDRYPVAARWRDDIYLTIASIADFQPFVTSGVVPPPANPLTISQPCIRLNDLDSVGRSGRHLTCFEMMAHHAFNSDEKEIYWKDRTVELCDQLLTSLGANKEMVTYKEHPWIGGGNAGPSVEVLIGGLEVATLVFMSLGKQKTEKPPIELEGTPYYPMTLRIVDTGYGLERFVWASQGSPTIYDAVFPEMVSHVMQEAGFGHRLHDSDFIHILGENAKFAGLMDISGQRIFELRQKVAEKIGIPTDKLEKMIAPVESVYAIVDHTRCLSYMLGDCIVPSNAKDGYLARLVLRRTLRMMRELDLPDEKLGDLIERQMKIIGLSKFEQDPDVVMEIVDREVDKYRTTMERGARTVERLAQTYKKKCEKIPLDEIITLYDSHGIPPDMVKDLATSQGAVVDLPDDFYSRIANMHSESEQIQEKNPLFDYLDRLAHLPETRKLFYERPGSMEFEAKVLEIFDGQYVVLDQTLFYPEGGGQPGDTGLFLTPDGLTVRVCDTIKLGESILHRIDGGNVRKGDMIRGILDEDRRLSLMRHHTATHILLHAAKEVLGAHIHQAGAQKGEYSSRIDIRHYKHITPEELKKIEVVANRLVMANSSTSIAWEDRTDAEQKYGFCLYQGGVPPGSRIRVVKVAGDIEACAGTHCAHTGDIGTISIIRVEHVQDGVERLEFAAGIAAIQHKHHQEDLLNRSAEAFSVQVEALPATSKRFFDEWKEQRKEIEKLSSRISELESKNLETVDYNGISVLVKRLDLPNPELVKVATGISDKGGIAILVAGGETARVVVSSGQKGVKAGDVISTVCAVLGGKGGGKPTLAQGGGPDVSKIDDALAAGESFIKSALHV; encoded by the coding sequence ATGATGGAAGATGAATATCAACTTGAATATTTTAAGTCTGAAGGTCTGACTCGTAACATTTGTTCCTCGTGTGGAAAGGCATTCTGGACTCGTAATCCTGATCGGATGGTATGTGGGGACGCTCCCTGCGAACCATACCAATTTATAGGAAATCCTATCTTCAGAGCGAAAACTGTAGATGAAATGCGGGAAGCATATCTCTCCTTTTTTGAGAAGCAGGGGCATACCCGGATTGACCGGTATCCGGTCGCTGCACGATGGCGTGATGATATCTATCTGACAATTGCATCGATCGCAGATTTTCAGCCATTTGTTACCAGCGGCGTAGTGCCTCCCCCGGCAAATCCCCTTACCATCTCTCAGCCCTGTATCCGTCTCAATGATCTGGATTCTGTCGGTCGTTCAGGGCGTCACCTCACATGCTTTGAGATGATGGCTCATCATGCCTTCAACTCTGATGAGAAAGAGATCTACTGGAAAGATCGCACGGTTGAGCTCTGTGATCAGCTCCTGACGTCACTTGGTGCAAATAAGGAGATGGTGACCTATAAGGAACACCCGTGGATTGGAGGAGGAAATGCAGGTCCAAGTGTGGAGGTTTTGATAGGCGGGCTTGAGGTTGCAACGTTGGTGTTCATGAGTCTTGGAAAGCAGAAGACTGAAAAGCCTCCCATTGAACTTGAAGGAACACCCTATTATCCGATGACTCTTCGGATTGTCGATACGGGGTATGGACTTGAACGGTTTGTCTGGGCATCACAGGGATCACCCACTATTTATGATGCTGTATTTCCCGAGATGGTCAGTCATGTGATGCAGGAGGCAGGATTTGGTCACCGGCTCCATGATTCGGACTTCATTCATATTCTTGGAGAGAATGCGAAGTTCGCGGGTCTTATGGATATATCTGGCCAGCGGATTTTCGAGCTCAGACAGAAGGTTGCAGAAAAGATCGGCATACCGACCGACAAACTTGAGAAGATGATCGCACCGGTTGAGAGTGTCTATGCGATCGTGGATCATACCCGATGTCTGTCCTACATGCTTGGAGACTGCATTGTTCCGTCAAATGCCAAGGATGGATATCTTGCAAGACTGGTGCTTCGAAGAACACTCCGGATGATGCGGGAACTGGACCTGCCTGACGAAAAACTGGGGGATCTGATAGAGCGTCAGATGAAGATTATTGGTCTTTCAAAGTTTGAGCAGGATCCAGATGTGGTTATGGAGATTGTTGACCGTGAGGTTGACAAGTACCGGACAACCATGGAACGGGGAGCCAGGACAGTTGAGCGTCTTGCACAGACATATAAGAAGAAGTGCGAAAAGATTCCGCTTGATGAGATCATCACGTTGTATGATTCACATGGCATTCCTCCTGACATGGTAAAAGATCTTGCAACTTCTCAGGGAGCGGTTGTAGATCTTCCTGATGACTTTTACTCACGGATTGCGAATATGCACTCCGAATCAGAGCAGATCCAGGAGAAGAACCCGCTGTTTGATTATCTAGATCGGCTTGCTCATCTTCCCGAAACCAGGAAATTATTTTACGAACGGCCCGGATCGATGGAGTTTGAAGCGAAAGTTCTGGAAATCTTCGATGGTCAGTATGTTGTCCTCGATCAGACTCTCTTTTATCCAGAAGGAGGAGGCCAGCCAGGTGACACCGGTTTGTTCCTGACACCTGATGGTCTGACGGTCAGAGTCTGCGATACTATCAAGCTTGGCGAGTCAATTCTTCACCGTATCGATGGGGGGAATGTAAGAAAAGGGGACATGATTCGTGGTATCCTCGATGAGGATCGGAGATTATCTCTGATGCGGCACCACACCGCAACCCACATTCTCCTCCATGCGGCAAAAGAAGTGCTCGGTGCTCATATACATCAGGCAGGTGCCCAAAAGGGTGAATATAGTTCACGGATTGATATCAGGCACTATAAGCACATCACTCCTGAAGAGCTTAAAAAGATAGAGGTTGTTGCAAACCGCCTGGTTATGGCAAACAGCTCCACCTCCATCGCCTGGGAAGATCGTACTGATGCAGAACAGAAATACGGTTTCTGTCTGTATCAGGGAGGTGTACCTCCCGGATCACGGATTCGTGTGGTCAAGGTTGCCGGTGATATTGAAGCCTGTGCCGGAACACATTGTGCCCATACTGGTGATATAGGAACCATCTCTATCATCCGCGTTGAGCATGTACAGGATGGAGTGGAGCGTCTGGAGTTTGCCGCCGGTATCGCTGCAATCCAGCATAAACATCATCAGGAAGATCTTCTGAACCGATCTGCAGAGGCATTTTCAGTTCAGGTTGAGGCACTCCCGGCAACATCCAAACGGTTCTTTGATGAGTGGAAGGAGCAGAGAAAGGAGATTGAAAAACTCTCTTCACGCATTAGTGAATTGGAGAGTAAAAACCTTGAGACTGTTGATTATAATGGAATTTCAGTCCTTGTGAAACGGCTTGATCTTCCAAATCCGGAACTGGTCAAAGTTGCGACCGGTATCTCTGATAAAGGTGGGATTGCCATCCTTGTCGCCGGGGGAGAGACAGCCCGGGTTGTAGTGTCTTCCGGGCAGAAAGGAGTAAAAGCGGGAGATGTCATATCAACAGTCTGCGCTGTACTTGGAGGAAAGGGCGGAGGAAAACCGACATTGGCCCAGGGCGGCGGTCCAGATGTCTCTAAAATTGATGATGCTCTTGCTGCAGGTGAGAGTTTTATAAAAAGCGCTCTTCATGTCTGA